The nucleotide sequence CACATCTAATACAtcacaacatatttaataatgaaatatgtcTTTGTTTGGTGCATATTAAAGTAGAACACTACATCTAATTTATCAGATCATATTAGTTTTATATGATATGGCCACTTTATCAAACACAGATAGTTTATCTCGCACATccacttaatttttttcaggcTAACAGATCTTCGAATCATCTTCATTGTTATAGGAGGAATGATGGGTGTGCTCAGTTTGTTTCTCTTGCTTGTGGGGTGTTTGGCAACTGGAGCTACTAGAGAAAGAATTTATCGGGGTTGGAAGGCCAGACTAGGTGGACGGATATCTTGTGCACTGGTAAGAAACAAGTAATCCAGTGTCCTTTGTTTAGTCTTTCagctacaatataatatattatagttcAGGAAGCATTTCACCATTGTATTATTGCTTAGGTCACACACTAACAATCAGGTATTGCTTTAATCCATAGTAACTTCAACTATAATACAACATGTTACAGTTCAGAGTATTTAAACTTCATCTAAGCACATTTTCCAACTTACTGAATATTTGAAGAATGGGCTAGTTTGACATTCCAGGTTTTGAAAGattagattttttttgttatgacATTCTTCTGCTGTAAAGTAGGCATGAAGACTTCCTATGTAGCATGTCTATGTTTGTAAGGTGCTGAATGTCCTTGTTTCTGTATTGTCtctagtttgattttaaactttcaagatttttaacagtactgtaataattttaaagtgaattgaTCAATTTTATAGTATCTAACTagagaaatgttaaatttaaatccAGCTGTGCAAAATGTGATAGTGAAGAAATATtcaaactaagaaatggagacaATTTAAATACAGGAACAAAGTAAGTGTACTTAGAAGGTGTTGAATGTCCTTGTTTCTGTGTAGTCTTTGCATATCTATACCTTCCTGGTGTTGAATGTCCTTGTTTCTGTGTAGTCTTTGTTGCATATCTATACCTTCCTGGTGTTGAATGCCCTTGTATCTGTGTAGTCTTTGTTGCATATCTATACCTGCTAGGTGTTGAGTGTTTTTGTTGCATATCTGTACTTGCCTGGTGTTGAGTGTCTTTTTTTCTGTGTAGTCTTTATTGCATATCTATACCTGCCTGGTGTTGAATGTCCTTGTTTCTGTGTAGTCTTTGTTGCATATCTATACCTGCCTGGTGTTGAATGTCCTTGTTTCTGTGTAGTCTTTGTTGCATATCTATACCTGCCTGGTGTTGAATGTCCTTGTTTCTGTGTAGTCTTTGTTGCATATCTATACCTTCCTGGTGTTGAATGCCCTTGTATCTGTGTAGTCTTTGTTGCATATCTATACCTGCTAGGTGTTGAGTGTCCTTGTTGCATATCTATACTTGCCTGGTGTTGAGTGTCTTTTTTTATGTGTAGTCTTTGTTGCATATCTATACCTGCCTGGTGTTGAATGTCCTTGTTTCTGTGTAGTCATTGTTGCATATCTATACCTGCCTGGTGTTGAATGTCCTTGTTTCTGTGTAGTCTTTGTTGCATATCTATACCTGCCTGGTGTTGAATGTCCTTGTTTCTGTGTAGTCTTTGTTGCATATCTATACCTTCCTGGTGTTGAATGCCCTTGTATCTGTGTAGTCTTTGTTGCATATCTATACCTGCTAGGTGTTGAGTGTCCTTGTTGCATATCTATACTTGCCTGGTGTTGAGTGTCTTTTTTTATGTGTAGTCTTTGTTGCATATCTATACCTGCCTGGTATTGAATGTCCTTGTTTCTGTGTAGTCTTTGCATATCTATACCTTCCTGGTGTTGAATGCCCTTGTATCTGTGTAGTCTTTGTTGCATATCTATACCTGCTAGGTGTTGAGTGTCCTTGTTGCATATCTATACTTGCCTGGTGTTGAGTGTCTTTTTTTATGTGTAGTCTTTGTTGCATATCTATACCTGCCTGGTGTTGAATGTCCTTGTTTCTGTGTAGTCTTTGTTGCATATCTATACCTGCCTGGTGTTGAATGTCCTTGTTTCTGTGTAGTCTTTGTTGCATATCTATACCCGCCTGGTGTTGAATGTCCTTGTTTCTGTGTAGTCTTTGTTGCATATCTATACCTGCCTGGTGTTGAATGTCCTTGTTTCTGTGTAGTCTTTGTTGCATATCTATACCTGCCTGGTGTTGAGTGTCTTTTTTTATGTGTAGTCTTTGTTGCATATCTACACCTGCTAGGTGTTGAGTGTCCTTGTTTTTCTGCACCATGTAGGACTTGTGTTGAATGAGACTTGCAGTGTAAGATCTGTATTGAATGAGAATGTACAGTACATGATTTATGTGTTTCTTCTTGTAAACTACTTTTGTATTatatcactgttttgttttttcagattgGAAGTTTAATTGAGTTCCAGctgttaatgttttctattccTTTAGGTTATACTTTAAGTAACTTGCAGAAAATCAAAAAAAGTGCTCTTAACTTTTCCACATAAGCTTAGTATTAGTACATAATATTTTGGAGCAAAAAGGGACCTACTGGTCCACCTGgactgtcccatcctctaaactaaactgaaattagtaaaaagaataaaaaagatcTTATAGCCAGACATTATTCATATACTTAACCTTTCTCTTAAACTAACTTAATGTATTGTGTTCACAGCATCTAAAGGTAATTCATTCCAGAACCCAACCATCctaacaaaatgtatatttttgtccCCTATTCCTATTAttcttattgttaaatatgaaaaaaggtgAAGCACCAACACTATTAATTCCCTTTTACAATACTTACACACCTCAATCAGAAAACCTTCCCTAACTTACACACCTCAATCAGAACACCTTCCCTAACTTACACACCTCAATCAGAACACCTTCCCTAACTTACACACCTCAATCAGAACACCTTCCCTAACTTACACACCTCAATCAGAACACCTTCCCTAACTTACACACCTCAATCAGAACACCTTCCCTAACTTACACACCTCAATCAGAACACCTTCCCTaacttaaacacctcaatcagatccccttcCCCACAACtcttctttttcaagagaaaataagttgATGGATATCAGGCTCTCCTCACATGACAACCCCTCTATCACAAACACCATTTTAGTAACTCTTCTTGAACCCATTCTTACAATTCAATAtccttcctaaggtaagaagcccaagactgagcacaatattccaaatgtgacctaaccagtgaaattataacatcttcagacttgtattcaatacttcTGTAGATTCAACCTAAAATCCTGTTTAGCTATCACTAGTAACAGCAAACTGCTTGgatggatggctttagagactgatcaactattacaccaagatccctttccaTTATACCACTGTTAAGACACATCtgtagagattttttttttacacaagtcttttatgtggcaccttgccAAATCCTTTCTGAAAGTCCAGATACACCAGATTTACACCTTTATTTTCATCTACacaagaaataacattttcaaagaatgttaaaaggtTTGTAAAGCAACATTTTCCCTTAGCAGAACCATGTTGATTATCCAATGAAATTTTAGACTTTGGTGAATAGCTTAAGAAATCTTTTATATTTGAATGATGAATGTGAACTGTAAATGGAAACTAGTTTTATGGTTGAGGCAAGTAAAGCTAGGCCAAACTTGATacagaaattttataaataaaacgtttacaGGTTTGCAAACAGTATAATTTATTCCATCTAGTTAAAAAGAGATTGGTTTATCTTAACATATTTCACATCAGTTGCTTGTGGAATCTGTTTTTGTgttcatatgttttattaaaacataataaagaaaaccTCTGTATTCCAGTTTCTTGTGGTAACATATATACTGGACTTGGCATGGATTTTGGTGCTAGCTTGTTTGGTGGTCATCACCTTTGTCTTCATGGTTTCATGGGGGTTGTGTAACCAGTTGAAGATTACTGACAGTGAGAGACAGTGTATAGACCTCACTCACTTTGGTAAGGATGCTTTGTATAAACATGTGATCTGTCTATCACTCAACTCATATTTTCAATTTGGAAAAAACTTTAATGACACTACTGATATTTTGTACTGTTTTCAGActaatttcacaaaataagtaGTTTCTCTTACAAAGAGAAGTTAATATTCAACATTTATCTCAAACTGTTTCATTTGTTATCTGTTTCTTtaagaaaatttacatttttaaataacagtaaatataattgCAATCATAACAATGTTGATCTAGTCCAATTGTTTGAAAAGGTTACAAGAATAGAGTATGTTAAATTACgataatatgaaattaattatttttctttactattatACTACTACTTTAAGACCTTCCTTTGAAGTTTCTAGAAGTTTCAGAAATAGACCTCACTAATCTTACGATGAAAGAGTCCATTGTAacacttcttaatttaaaattaccagTGGAAGTTTCTGTAAAGTGGGAAGAAACTTCTAAAGAAGTTGCTTCATcaatgtaaacaaacaagtagagaaagaaatactgCTGGTTTACTTCCTTTATATACATAATCTTGATGTACGTGGGTATTTGAAGGCACGTTACATGCACGAGTTCTGTAACATGATAAAGATATAAGCTGAAATGTTGGGTACAAATAAAGAACCTTTTTTTGAAGATTTTTGTTATCTCTacataataatattgaaaataatcttGTTGTTTGTCCTTGTAGATCACAAGATGGTTGGAAGTTAAAGATTTATGGATTAATGGAAGTGTATTTGTAGTTCATTATTTGACTAATATGTAGGCTTACTGATACTTTAAGACTCACGTTTTGAGTCCAGCATTGGTTTCTTTATTAAAAGGTTAGAAACCATGTTATCCTTCGTGTATGGCTAAGTTTTATTAAAGAAGTTTTGATTATTAAACTCTATTCTCATACAAACATTTGGTTCACCATATGTTTCTCATTTTTTACAGACTTCATGTTTCcatcagaaacaaaatatgaaaatctcCGCATTTGTTCTGAGGGTAAAGTTAAGGAGTTCTGTAAAGATTATGTAAGTATATTGTAATGGTGAACTCTACCACTACAGTGGTTCTATGTAAGTATATTGTAATGGAATGTATTTAAACCTGGTGATCTCTACCACTACAGTGGTTCTATGTAAGTATATTGTAATGGAATGTATTTAAACCTGGTGAACTTTACAACTACAGTGGTTCTATGTAAGTATATTGTAATGGAATTTATTTAAACCTGGTGATCTCTACCACTACAGTGGTTCTATGTAAGTATATTGTAATGGAATttatttaaatctggtgatctctACCACTACAGTGGTTCTATGTAAGTATATTGTAATGGAATTTATTTAAACCTGGTGAACTCTACCACTACAGTGGTTCTATGTAAGTATATTGTAATGGAATTTATTTAAACCTGGTGAACTCTACCACTACAGTGGTTCTATGTAAGTATATTGTAATGGAATTTATTTAAACCTGGTGAACTCTACCACTACAGTGGTTCTATGTAAGTATATTGTAATGGAATGTATTTAAACCTGGTGATCTCTACCACTACAGTGGTTCTATGTAAGTATATTGTAATGGAATTTATTTAAACCTGGTGATCTCTACCACTACAGTGGTTCTATGTAAGTATATTGTAATGGAATTTATATAAACCTGGTGATCTCTACCACTACAGTTGTTCTATGTAAGTATATTGTAATGGAATTTATTTAAACCTGGTGATCTCTGCCACTACAGTGGTTCTATGTAAGTATATTGTAATGGAATTTATTTAAACCTGGTGATCTCTACCACTACAGTGGTTCTATGTAAGTATATTGTAATGGAATGTATTTAAACCTGGTGAACTTTACCACTACAGTGGTTCTATGTAAGTATATTGTAATGGAATTTATTTAAACCTGGTGATCTCTACCACTACAGTGGTTCTATGTAAGTATATTGTAATGGAATTTATTTAAACCTGGTGAACTCTACCACTACAGTGGTTCTGTGTAAGTATAttgtaatgaaatttatttaaatctggtgatctctACCACTACAGTGGTTCTATGTAAGTATATTGTAATGGAATTTATTTAAACCTGGTGAACTTTACCACTACAGTGGTTCTATGTAAGTATATTGTAATGGAATTTATTTAAACCTGGTGAACTTTACCACTACAGTGGTTCTATGTAAGTATATTGTAATGGAATTTATTTAAACCTGGTGATCTCTACCACTACAGTGGTTCTATGTAAGTATATTGTAATGGAATTTATTTAAACCTGGTGATATTTTCCACTACAGTGGTTATATGTAAGTATATTGTAATGGAATTTATTTAAACCTGGTGAACTCTACCACTACAGTGGTTCTATGTAAGTATAttgtaatgaaatttatttaaacctGGTGATTTCTACCACTACAGTGGTTCAATGTAAGTATATTGTAATGGAGTGTATGTAAATATGGTGAACTCTACCATGACACTGGTTCaatgtaagtatattttaatggAGTGTATGTAAATATGGTGAACTCTACCATGACACTGGTTCAATGTAAGTATATTGTAATGGAGTGTATGTAAATATGGTGAACTCTACCATGACACTAGTTCAATGTAAGTATATTGTAATGGAGTGTATGTAAATATGGTGAACTCTACCATGACACTGGTTCAATGTAAGTATATTGTAATGGAGTGTATGTAAATATGGTGAACTCTACCATGACACTAGTTCTATTTAAGTATATTGTAATGGAATGTATTTAAATATGGTGAACTCTACCATGACACTAGTTCTATTTAAGTATATTGTAATGGAATGTATTTAAATATGGTGAACTCTACCATGACACTGGTTCTATTTAAGTATATTGTAATGGAATGTATTTAAATATGGTGAACTCTACCATGACACTAGTTCTATTTAAGTATATTGTAATGGAATGTATGTAAATATGGTGAACTCTACCATGACACTGGTTCTATTTAAGTATATTGTAATGGAATGTATGTAAATATGGTGAACTCTACCATGACACTAGTTCTATTTAAGTATATTGTAATGGAGTGTATGTAAATATGGTGAACTCTACCATGACACTAGTTCTATTTAAGTATATTGTAATGGAGTGTATGTAAATATGGTGAACTCTACCATGACACTAGTTCTATTTAAGTATATTGTAATGGAATGTATGTAAATATGGTGAACTCTACCATGACACTAGTTCTATTTAAGTATATTGTAATGGAGTGTATGTAAATATGGTGAACTCTACCATGACACTGGTTCTATTTAAGTATATTGTAATGGAATGTATGTAAATATGGTGAACTCTACCATGACACTAGTTCTATTTAAGTATATTGTAATGGAGTGTATGTAAATATGGTGAACTCTACCATGACACTAGTTCTATTTAAGTATATTGTAATGGAATGTATGTAAATATGGTGAACTCTACCATGACACTAGTTCTATTTAAGTATATTGTAATGGAATGTATGTAAATATGGTGAACTCTACCATGACACTAGTTCTATTTAAGTATATTGTAATGGGTGTATGTAAATATGGTGAACTCTACCATGACACTAGTTCTATTTAAGTATATTGTAATGGAGTGTATGTAAATATGGTGAACTCTACCATGACACTAGTTCTATTTAAGTATATTGTAATGGAGTGTATGTAAATATGGTGAACTCTACCATGACATTAGTTCTATTTAAGTATATTGTAATGGAATGTATGTAAATATGGTGAACTCTACCATGACACTAGTTCTATTTAAGTATATTGTAATGGAGTGTATGTAAATATGGTGAACTCTACCATGACACTAGTTCTATTTAAGTATATTGTAATGGAGTGTATGTAAATATGGTGAACTCTACCATGACACTAGTTCTATTTAAGTATATTGTAATGGAGTGTATGTAAATATGGTGAACTCTACCATGACACTAGTTCTatttaagtatattgtaaagttttaattttcaaatcgttaaggtttttatttatattctacttCAAAATAATTGGTAAGAAATCAGTTTAGTAGTTGGTACACTAATGGGTTCTTATAGTAATATCTATATAACATGTTCATTTGACCAAAATAAATTGTAAAGGGGAATAAGAAATGAATAGTTTTAACTAGTACTTTAACATGTAgtgttcattataaataatagtttttaactCTTGCTGAAGGTAAGTAACATgtgttcattataaataatagttttaactcTTGCTGAAGGTAAACgtgttcattataaataatagttttaacactTGCTGAAGGTAAGTAACATGTAgtgttcattataaataatagttttaacaatTGCTGAAGGTAAGTAACATGTAgtgttcattataaataatagttttaacactTGCTGAAGGTAAGTAACATGTAgtgttcattataaataatagGTTTTTGTTGAAACTAAAGTGCTTTTTTCCCCTTTTTCATAACTCTTTAATCTTTCTGAGATTCTTGAAAAGTATAAAAAGTAGTAAGTTTGGAACTCTAGTGAGAACCATGAGTGTAAGCTTCTTGTAATGTTAGTTTGGTTTCAACTGTTTGTAAATCAATAGTTAATTCCAGTAGGTGATCTGATTATAACAAATTTCTAGACTTCATATTAGAATCAGaactttaattatataaaataatgaacgtgaaattttgtttttgaaagattacaataaaattatcttttgtttatttattcagctTAGTTTATAGTGTTGTCACTCATACTTTGTGGACATTTTCACAGGTTTGACATCAGATTTCTATAACTGTAGATAATACatagttttactttgtagttATTACTGTCCAAGCAATATTTCAGTTTATGATACTGACCTTATTTCTCTCTGTAGGTGGAGCAAGCAACCATTATGTATCTCTTGGCAACAGCAGCATGCGTGCTGGTAGTTATCAGCTTGGTAAGTTTTACTTTATGAAGTCCAGCATATAGATTTTATTAGTATACTATTTTGTGTGTAAGCAGTCATTTAATGTAAACCTAAATGTATTTGATTATCTCTATTAGAAGGGTTTGTATTTTCATTCGTTTTTATTAAAGCtacttacaaattatatttttttacttaacttttaaCATGCTCCTTAAGAGCTAATGGGTGTATTTACACTAcagtttgttgaatattaaattcAGAAACTCGCAAAAAGGTGACCtggcattgccaagcgtgttaaggcgtgcgactcgtaactgAGGGTCGGGtgttcgcatccctatcgcgccaaaacatgctcgccctttcagccgtgggggcgttataatgttacggtcagtcccactatttgttggtaaaagagtagcccaagagttggcggtgggtggtgatgactagctgccttctctctagtcttacactgctaaattagggatggctagcacagatagctctcgagtagctttgtatgaaattcaaaaaacaaacaaacttgcaaaAAGGATGGTTGTGAATGTATCTATTTGAGATCATTTTTCATCAAGTGAAATACAACACCTCGATTCTCCATACCAGCTTGTACTGAGGTCTATTTACTAGGAGTAAtttcagtatatatcaataaatccATGTTTTCAGCATCATTAATTAAACAACTGTTACCCTTTTGTGATTCTGCTAtcagtttttttacatttagCTTTCAACTGAGATACTAATGACTTAACCTGTGATTTGGTAAGGAAGATTGAAACATCATGATAATCAGCagacaggaacactttgaaagcGGTAGCCACAGGTATAATATTGTACTTTGCCTGCTGCACAATATCTACCAAGGTTTTGGGATACTTCCATGCTTCTTGAGCTAGGTATTTAAGCTCGTAATGTGCTGACAGATTTCAGTCACCTTACTGACTCGACCAGCTAACAGACCTTATTTAAACTATTTGTAACTTAATTCAAAAGTCACTTAAATAATAGTAGTTTTTGTTCatgataatattttgtgttgtaaactgcatatttaaaataatctttttggAATACAAATGTCATTAACAAAAAGAGGCTTTAAAGTTGCTTTGTCCTCCAACAGCAAAAAGGCCAGACATAAGTATAggatttcttgttttatttattgttataaaagcagcttaaatgaaaacaattagaaacttgttag is from Tachypleus tridentatus isolate NWPU-2018 chromosome 2, ASM421037v1, whole genome shotgun sequence and encodes:
- the LOC143245422 gene encoding neuronal membrane glycoprotein M6-a-like isoform X8 — translated: MARVPYATLIATVMCFAGSGVFLGSMYKGVALTLRMFEDVFQIRFQGLTDLRIIFIVIGGMMGVLSLFLLLVGCLATGATRERIYRGWKARLGGRISCALFLVVTYILDLAWILVLACLVVITFVFMVSWGLCNQLKITDSERQCIDLTHFDFMFPSETKYENLRICSEGKVKEFCKDYVEQATIMYLLATAACVLVVISLVHYLICLSANYAHIKDNEKFQDLQELQYLQDTELGTLTKDRF
- the LOC143245422 gene encoding neuronal membrane glycoprotein M6-a-like isoform X5 is translated as MGCCGGCFRCMARVPYATLIATVMCFAGSGVFLGSMYKGVALTLRMFEDVFQIRFQGTHGDLRLTDLRIIFIVIGGMMGVLSLFLLLVGCLATGATRERIYRGWKARLGGRISCALFLVVTYILDLAWILVLACLVVITFVFMVSWGLCNQLKITDSERQCIDLTHFDFMFPSETKYENLRICSEGKVKEFCKDYVEQATIMYLLATAACVLVVISLVHYLICLSANYAHIKDNEKFQDLQELQYLQDTELGTLTKDRF
- the LOC143245422 gene encoding neuronal membrane glycoprotein M6-a-like isoform X7, whose protein sequence is MARVPYATLIATVMCFAGSGVFLGSMYKGVALTLRMFEDVFQIRFQGTHGDLRLTDLRIIFIVIGGMMGVLSLFLLLVGCLATGATRERIYRGWKARLGGRISCALFLVVTYILDLAWILVLACLVVITFVFMVSWGLCNQLKITDSERQCIDLTHFDFMFPSETKYENLRICSEGKVKEFCKDYVEQATIMYLLATAACVLVVISLVHYLICLSANYAHIKDNEKFQDLQELQYLQDTELGTLTKDRF
- the LOC143245422 gene encoding neuronal membrane glycoprotein M6-a-like isoform X2 translates to MAYSNDYCYLKISHKRKFCGNGCCGGCFRCMARVPYATLIATVMCFAGSGVFLGSMYKGVALTLRMFEDVFQIRFQGTHGDLRLTDLRIIFIVIGGMMGVLSLFLLLVGCLATGATRERIYRGWKARLGGRISCALFLVVTYILDLAWILVLACLVVITFVFMVSWGLCNQLKITDSERQCIDLTHFDFMFPSETKYENLRICSEGKVKEFCKDYVEQATIMYLLATAACVLVVISLVHYLICLSANYAHIKDNEKFQDLQELQYLQDTELGTLTKDRF
- the LOC143245422 gene encoding neuronal membrane glycoprotein M6-a-like isoform X1, with translation MTLKRTTPDRVPSQEVMLIKEQNGCCGGCFRCMARVPYATLIATVMCFAGSGVFLGSMYKGVALTLRMFEDVFQIRFQGTHGDLRLTDLRIIFIVIGGMMGVLSLFLLLVGCLATGATRERIYRGWKARLGGRISCALFLVVTYILDLAWILVLACLVVITFVFMVSWGLCNQLKITDSERQCIDLTHFDFMFPSETKYENLRICSEGKVKEFCKDYVEQATIMYLLATAACVLVVISLVHYLICLSANYAHIKDNEKFQDLQELQYLQDTELGTLTKDRF
- the LOC143245422 gene encoding neuronal membrane glycoprotein M6-a-like isoform X3 codes for the protein MTLKRTTPDRVPSQEVMLIKEQNGCCGGCFRCMARVPYATLIATVMCFAGSGVFLGSMYKGVALTLRMFEDVFQIRFQGLTDLRIIFIVIGGMMGVLSLFLLLVGCLATGATRERIYRGWKARLGGRISCALFLVVTYILDLAWILVLACLVVITFVFMVSWGLCNQLKITDSERQCIDLTHFDFMFPSETKYENLRICSEGKVKEFCKDYVEQATIMYLLATAACVLVVISLVHYLICLSANYAHIKDNEKFQDLQELQYLQDTELGTLTKDRF
- the LOC143245422 gene encoding neuronal membrane glycoprotein M6-a-like isoform X6 yields the protein MGCCGGCFRCMARVPYATLIATVMCFAGSGVFLGSMYKGVALTLRMFEDVFQIRFQGLTDLRIIFIVIGGMMGVLSLFLLLVGCLATGATRERIYRGWKARLGGRISCALFLVVTYILDLAWILVLACLVVITFVFMVSWGLCNQLKITDSERQCIDLTHFDFMFPSETKYENLRICSEGKVKEFCKDYVEQATIMYLLATAACVLVVISLVHYLICLSANYAHIKDNEKFQDLQELQYLQDTELGTLTKDRF
- the LOC143245422 gene encoding neuronal membrane glycoprotein M6-a-like isoform X4 translates to MAYSNDYCYLKISHKRKFCGNGCCGGCFRCMARVPYATLIATVMCFAGSGVFLGSMYKGVALTLRMFEDVFQIRFQGLTDLRIIFIVIGGMMGVLSLFLLLVGCLATGATRERIYRGWKARLGGRISCALFLVVTYILDLAWILVLACLVVITFVFMVSWGLCNQLKITDSERQCIDLTHFDFMFPSETKYENLRICSEGKVKEFCKDYVEQATIMYLLATAACVLVVISLVHYLICLSANYAHIKDNEKFQDLQELQYLQDTELGTLTKDRF